From Candidatus Nitrospira nitrificans, a single genomic window includes:
- a CDS encoding pentapeptide repeat-containing protein — MDGMDTARAKLHISKDPMYLMLREGCIKEFNVKKAAGDKCELRGCDLRGLDLRGLDADGLDFSDCYFRQSDLRGVDFSKATMDGASINACKISGVLFPPELSASEIELSLLHGTRMRYGTK, encoded by the coding sequence ATGGACGGCATGGACACGGCGCGCGCAAAGCTCCATATCTCAAAAGATCCGATGTACCTCATGCTGCGCGAAGGCTGTATCAAGGAGTTCAACGTCAAGAAGGCGGCCGGAGACAAATGCGAGCTCCGAGGCTGCGATCTGCGCGGCCTTGACCTTCGAGGCTTGGATGCGGATGGGCTGGATTTCAGCGACTGCTATTTTCGACAGTCCGATTTGCGCGGAGTCGATTTCAGCAAGGCCACTATGGACGGAGCCAGCATCAACGCCTGTAAGATCTCAGGGGTCCTCTTCCCCCCAGAACTCAGCGCGTCGGAAATTGAACTCTCCCTCTTACATGGAACCCGCATGCGGTACGGAACGAAGTAA
- a CDS encoding peroxiredoxin — translation MAIRLGDDAPNFTAETTEGTINFHEWLGNGWGILFSHPKDYTPVCTTELGTVAKISPEFKKRGVKVIAVSVDPMDSHKGWINDINETQKTTMNYPIIADPDKKVATLYDMIHPNAIDNMTVRSVFIIGPDKKVKLTLTYPASCGRNFDELLRVIDSLQLTSKYKVATPANWKEGEDCIITPAVGDAEAQQLFPKGFTTVKPYLRYTPQPNR, via the coding sequence ATGGCTATACGGCTGGGCGATGACGCGCCGAACTTTACGGCAGAGACAACGGAAGGCACGATCAATTTTCACGAATGGTTGGGCAACGGGTGGGGGATTTTGTTTTCACACCCCAAGGACTATACCCCGGTGTGCACGACGGAACTGGGCACGGTGGCAAAAATCTCGCCGGAGTTCAAAAAGCGGGGCGTAAAAGTGATTGCCGTCAGTGTGGATCCGATGGATTCCCACAAAGGCTGGATCAACGATATCAACGAAACGCAAAAGACGACGATGAACTACCCTATCATCGCCGATCCGGATAAGAAGGTCGCGACGTTGTATGACATGATCCATCCCAATGCCATTGACAACATGACGGTGCGGTCGGTCTTTATTATCGGACCGGACAAGAAGGTCAAACTGACCTTGACGTACCCCGCTTCCTGCGGCCGGAACTTCGATGAGTTATTGAGAGTGATCGATTCGCTGCAACTGACCTCGAAGTACAAGGTCGCCACTCCGGCGAACTGGAAAGAAGGTGAAGATTGCATTATTACACCCGCAGTGGGTGATGCGGAAGCGCAACAACTGTTTCCTAAAGGCTTCACGACTGTGAAGCCGTATCTCCGTTACACCCCTCAGCCGAACCGCTAG